One stretch of Pelodiscus sinensis isolate JC-2024 unplaced genomic scaffold, ASM4963464v1 ctg76, whole genome shotgun sequence DNA includes these proteins:
- the LOC142824306 gene encoding uncharacterized protein LOC142824306: protein MPRRKGVAPLSRLCLGSVAGNMQSVWAKDYSENYLDEYHFRYILGPFNELAGCLVQDLLQLLGETRRLTRAMLHLLLVPHLTALSLRSCPGLVSHAIAQLIAVRCQTLSELELGGCSRVPASALVDLVEGLPGLSKLGLAETQANTQVLAAVGANCRRLRELDVSRCPKVGPGSLLHLAYDQTERAWGCPVLRVLLARGVEPQGHGQDLVGALAFVLLALPSLQFLANSHVPEALGLIHTQWLHGPQGQAGFPSLEELARGRPAPCAADSWLTLPLRRVEELEEPFLAVVCAVCPEVAEVAVSLSDCPGTGWASLAGSRLTQLAVHCTGHQGRGLAEMLPVARSLGAQLQSLSLHGFSYDEAFSFCALLDCCPQLCAFSCHLSAPRGPAPPAEPDGEPQAWELDLLRHPFPKLRHFSLGLDSLGGPLPSLHAAVLGASLASLLHRSRSLETVALLSLPFSLDGVFQQVLAAPGALPQLRELSLAGSQVTSPTLRCLLALDNGLRSLNVAGCPDIHRRHYDQLLRTVREQRLDLALAWQ from the exons ATGCCCCGGAGGAAGGGCGTCGCCCCGCTGAGCCGCCTCTGCCTGGGCAGCGTGGCCGGGAACATGCAGAGCGTGTGGGCCAAGGATTACAGCGAGAACTACCTGGACGAGTACCACTTCCGCTACATCCTGGGGCCCTTCAACGAGCTGG CCGGCTGCTTGGTCCaggacctgctccagctccttGGCGAGACCCGGCGCCTGACGCGGGCCATGCTCCACCTGCTGCTGGTGCCCCACCTGACGGCGCTGAGCCTGCGCTCCTGCCCGGGCCTGGTCAGCCACGCCATCGCCCAGCTGATCGCGGTGCGGTGCCAG ACCCTGTCGGAACTGGAGCTTGGCGGCTGCAGCCGGGTGCCGGCGTCGGCGCTGGTGGACCTGGTGGAAGGGCTGCCCGGTCTCAGCAAGCTGGGCCTGGCCGAGACGCAGGCCAACACGCAGGTGCTGGCGGCCGTGGGCGCCAACTGCCGGCGGCTGCGGGAGCTGGACGTCTCGCGCTGCCCCAAGGTGgggcccggctccctgctgcacctGGCCTACGACCAGACTGAGCGCGCCTGGGGCTGCCCGGTGCTGCGGGTGCTGCTGGCCCGCGGGGTAGAGCCCCAGGGCCACGGCCAGGACTTGGTGGGAGCCCTGGCCTtcgtgctgctggccctgcccagcctgcagttcctggccaacagccacgTCCCAGAGGCCCTGGGTCTCATCCACACGCAGTGGCTCCACGGCCCGCAGGGCCAGGCGGGGTTCCCCTCGCTGGAGGAGCTGGCCCGGGGCAGGCCGGCTCCCTGCGCGGCCGACTCCTGGCTCACGCTGCCTCTCCGGCgggtggaggagctggaggagccGTTCCTGGCCGTGGTCTGCGCCGTGTGCCCGGAGGTGGCAGAGGTGGCCGTGTCCCTCAGCGATTGCCCTGGCACCGGCTGGGCCAGCCTGGCCGGAAGCCGCCTCACCCAGCTGGCCGTGCACTGCACGGGGcaccagggccgggggctggcaGAGATGCTCCCTGTGGCCCGGAGCCTGGGAGCCCAGCTGCAGTCCCTCTCCCTGCACGGCTTCTCCTACGACGAGGCGTTTTCCTTCTGCGCCCTGCTGGactgctgcccccagctctgtgccttcaGCTGCCACCTGAGCGCCCCCCGCGGGCCCGCCCCGCCAGCCGAGCCCGACGGGGAGCCACAGGCCTGGGAGCTGGACCTGCTccgccaccccttccccaagctccGGCACTTCAGCTTGGGTCTGGACAGCTTGGGTGGGCCTCTCCCGTCCCTGCATGCCGCTGTGCTGGgggccagcctggcctccctcctCCACCGCTCCCGCAGCCTGGAGACCGTGGCCCTGCtcagcctccccttctccctggacGGCGTGTTCCAGCAGGTGCTGGCGgcgcccggggccctgccccagctgcgggAGCTCTCGCTGGCCGGGAGCCAGGTGACCAGCCCCACCCTGCGCTGCCTGCTGGCCTTGGACAACGGGCTGCGCTCCCTGAACGTGGCCGGCTGCCCGGACATCCACCGGCGCCACTACGACCAGCTGCTGCGCACCGTCCGCGAGCAGCGGCTGGACCTGGCCCTCGCGTGGCAGTGA